A genomic window from Algoriphagus sp. Y33 includes:
- a CDS encoding UBP-type zinc finger domain-containing protein: MEEAEKYCEHLNGGKFKTTKIKVCEECVKIGGKWIHLRLCQTCGTVLCCNSSQNQHAQKHFETTGHPVVTSILPKPWSKFAWCYKDKLKRPLN; the protein is encoded by the coding sequence ATGGAGGAAGCAGAAAAATATTGTGAGCATTTGAATGGCGGGAAATTCAAAACCACCAAGATCAAAGTGTGTGAAGAATGTGTAAAGATTGGAGGCAAATGGATTCATCTGCGACTCTGCCAAACTTGCGGAACAGTACTATGTTGCAATTCATCCCAAAATCAGCACGCTCAAAAACATTTTGAGACGACCGGCCACCCGGTAGTTACTTCAATTCTTCCCAAGCCTTGGTCAAAATTTGCTTGGTGTTATAAAGATAAGCTCAAAAGACCTTTAAACTAA
- a CDS encoding acetolactate synthase large subunit, with translation MKASDLFIKALENEGVEYIFGLPGEENLDFLESLRKSEKIELILTRHEQGAGFMAATYGRLTGKPGVCLSTLGPGATNLVTPAAYAQLGAMPLVIITGQKPIKKSKQGKFQIIDVVKMMHPLTKYTKQVTHSSHIPSMVREAFRLAQEERPGAVHIELPEDIAAEDVENPRIFEVVDFKIPNAGKDAIQQAADLIKKAGRPLLLIGAGANRKRASMALTAFVDSIGIPFFNTQMGKGIIDERHPLYLGTAALSNYDFLHEAIDESDLIINVGHDTIEKPPFFMHIEDKRKVIHLNFFPAEIDEVYFPQLNVIGDIANSVLELTDSLKPYSNSWNTDFFLNIKSSVSTRLAKYGNDNRFPVLPQRAVKIVRDILPDDGIVTLDNGMYKIWFARNYPAYVQNSLLLDNALATMGAGLPSAMMAKKMNPEKKVISINGDGGFMMNSQELETAIRMQLDLVVIILNDHAYGMIQWKQQDLGFEKYGLDYGNPDFVKYAESFGAQGYRPTSVEEFQKVLGEALSSKGVQLIDLAVDYSLNHEILNVLIKKYSSEPKKTTP, from the coding sequence ATGAAAGCATCAGATTTATTTATCAAGGCACTGGAAAATGAGGGTGTTGAATATATATTCGGTCTGCCTGGAGAAGAAAACCTCGATTTCCTCGAATCCCTCAGGAAATCGGAAAAAATAGAGTTGATCCTTACCCGGCACGAACAGGGTGCGGGATTTATGGCCGCGACTTATGGCAGACTGACAGGAAAACCGGGAGTTTGCCTCTCTACCCTGGGACCGGGTGCTACCAATCTGGTGACTCCTGCAGCTTATGCTCAATTAGGGGCTATGCCATTGGTTATTATTACGGGGCAGAAGCCGATCAAAAAGAGCAAACAGGGGAAATTTCAGATCATCGATGTGGTCAAAATGATGCATCCGCTTACCAAGTACACCAAACAAGTTACCCATAGTTCACATATTCCTTCTATGGTCAGGGAAGCATTTCGGCTCGCACAGGAGGAAAGACCTGGAGCCGTCCATATAGAATTGCCTGAGGACATTGCAGCGGAAGATGTAGAGAATCCGAGGATATTTGAGGTGGTAGATTTTAAAATTCCCAATGCAGGGAAAGATGCTATTCAACAGGCAGCAGATCTGATCAAAAAGGCCGGCAGACCGCTCTTGCTCATCGGTGCCGGAGCCAATAGAAAAAGAGCCAGTATGGCATTGACAGCCTTTGTTGATTCTATAGGGATACCTTTTTTCAATACACAAATGGGAAAAGGAATCATTGACGAACGTCATCCCTTATACCTGGGCACTGCGGCTTTGTCCAATTATGATTTTTTGCATGAAGCCATTGACGAATCGGATCTCATTATTAATGTAGGGCACGATACCATTGAAAAACCGCCTTTTTTCATGCATATCGAGGACAAGCGTAAGGTGATTCATCTCAATTTCTTTCCTGCTGAGATAGACGAAGTTTACTTTCCCCAATTAAATGTCATCGGAGATATAGCAAACAGTGTTTTGGAATTGACCGATTCTTTAAAGCCCTATTCCAATAGCTGGAATACCGATTTTTTTCTGAATATAAAAAGCAGCGTATCGACCCGCCTGGCAAAATACGGGAACGACAATCGTTTTCCGGTTTTGCCCCAGCGAGCGGTGAAGATTGTAAGAGATATTCTCCCCGATGACGGTATCGTGACGTTAGATAATGGAATGTACAAAATATGGTTTGCACGAAATTATCCGGCCTATGTGCAAAATAGCTTGCTACTTGATAACGCCTTGGCAACTATGGGCGCAGGCCTCCCCTCGGCTATGATGGCAAAAAAAATGAATCCGGAGAAAAAAGTAATATCCATAAACGGAGACGGAGGGTTTATGATGAACTCCCAGGAATTGGAAACCGCCATACGCATGCAACTTGACCTGGTGGTCATTATCCTAAATGACCATGCTTACGGCATGATCCAATGGAAGCAGCAGGATCTCGGATTTGAGAAGTATGGGTTGGATTATGGAAATCCGGACTTTGTCAAATATGCCGAAAGCTTCGGGGCACAGGGATATCGGCCGACTTCTGTAGAAGAATTCCAAAAGGTCTTGGGAGAGGCTTTGAGTTCCAAAGGGGTACAGCTTATCGATTTAGCCGTCGATTATTCTCTAAACCATGAAATTTTAAATGTATTGATTAAGAAATATTCCAGTGAACCTAAAAAAACAACACCATGA
- a CDS encoding zinc-dependent alcohol dehydrogenase family protein gives MKAAILNEFGSFDSFKITEVPTPKPKFQEVLVKVLASSVNPLDFQVRRGDYKNELTLPLITGHDISGVIVETGPGVENFEVGDEVYYSPEIFNGHGSYAQYHCAHESIIGLKPKSISHLEAATLPLAAGTAWEMLVSRAQLKINQTILIHGGAGGVGIPTIQIAKAMGATVFTTARKVHHPFLLELGADYVIDYKNEDYIQVINQLTDNKGVDVIIDTIGGNTLSDSGKVLSQLGQVVTIVDIDKPQNLIEAWGKNATYHFVFTRQNRNKLDELTKLVENKKLKPILTKTFPLSDIGKAHSLLETKSGDDNFYGKIAIEIEHDSSHTEE, from the coding sequence ATGAAAGCAGCAATATTAAATGAATTCGGGTCTTTTGATAGTTTTAAAATTACAGAAGTACCTACACCCAAACCAAAATTTCAAGAAGTTTTAGTAAAGGTACTTGCCTCTTCCGTGAATCCTTTGGATTTTCAAGTCCGTCGTGGAGATTATAAAAATGAATTGACCTTGCCCTTGATTACAGGGCACGATATCTCAGGTGTAATTGTGGAAACTGGCCCCGGGGTTGAAAATTTTGAAGTCGGTGATGAAGTGTATTATTCACCGGAAATTTTTAATGGACATGGAAGCTATGCACAATATCACTGTGCCCACGAATCTATCATCGGTCTAAAACCTAAAAGCATAAGCCACTTGGAAGCTGCAACGCTTCCACTAGCTGCCGGTACTGCGTGGGAAATGCTTGTTTCAAGGGCACAACTTAAAATTAACCAGACTATATTGATTCATGGAGGTGCAGGTGGAGTGGGGATACCAACTATTCAAATAGCTAAAGCTATGGGAGCAACTGTCTTTACAACGGCGAGAAAAGTTCACCACCCGTTTCTTCTTGAATTGGGGGCTGATTATGTCATTGACTATAAAAATGAAGACTACATTCAGGTGATTAACCAATTAACTGACAATAAAGGGGTAGATGTAATCATTGACACTATCGGAGGTAATACACTTTCTGACAGCGGAAAAGTACTTAGTCAGTTAGGACAGGTAGTTACTATAGTTGATATAGATAAGCCACAAAATCTTATTGAAGCTTGGGGGAAAAATGCAACCTATCATTTTGTTTTTACCCGACAGAATAGAAATAAACTGGATGAACTGACTAAACTAGTGGAAAACAAAAAACTAAAACCTATTTTGACCAAAACTTTTCCGTTATCAGATATTGGTAAAGCGCATAGCCTTTTGGAGACAAAGTCCGGTGATGATAATTTCTATGGTAAAATTGCCATAGAAATCGAGCATGACTCAAGTCACACGGAGGAATGA
- a CDS encoding alpha/beta hydrolase — protein MAQSIPGEKDPNISKDTRAFLKALNSGDGPPLEKLSPKDARQVLVGAQNSVSYDYSDIEESERTITQDGQTVTIHIVKPKGAKDNLPVFMFFHGGGWVLGDYPTHRRLVRDLVVKSGAVAVFPDYTPTPDAQFPVAINQGYAATKWVSENGSTIGVDGTRLAVAGNSVGGNMSTVVSMMAKDKNGPKIAFQLLLWPLVDSDFSRLSYKKFEQGRFLTTPIMKWMWDMYIPNPEDRKQKYVSPINASLEELQGLPPALIQVAENDILFDEGVDYGRKLDEAGVPTTVTVYKGMIHDYGMLNPLSHIPGVQEALTQASAVLREALFIE, from the coding sequence ATGGCACAATCAATTCCTGGGGAAAAGGATCCGAACATTTCAAAAGATACACGTGCTTTTTTAAAGGCATTGAACAGTGGAGATGGGCCGCCTTTGGAAAAATTATCCCCAAAAGATGCCCGTCAAGTTCTTGTGGGAGCACAAAATTCAGTGTCCTATGACTATAGTGACATTGAAGAATCGGAAAGAACCATAACACAAGATGGTCAAACGGTAACCATTCATATCGTGAAGCCGAAAGGTGCCAAGGATAATCTGCCTGTGTTTATGTTCTTCCACGGTGGCGGATGGGTACTGGGGGATTATCCCACACACAGGCGCTTGGTGAGGGATCTGGTAGTGAAAAGCGGTGCAGTTGCGGTCTTTCCGGATTATACCCCGACTCCCGATGCCCAATTCCCTGTGGCTATTAACCAAGGGTATGCTGCTACCAAATGGGTTTCCGAAAACGGAAGCACTATCGGAGTAGACGGTACCCGATTGGCAGTTGCAGGAAACAGTGTGGGCGGTAATATGTCCACAGTCGTATCCATGATGGCCAAAGATAAAAATGGTCCCAAAATAGCTTTCCAGCTTTTGCTATGGCCGCTTGTGGATTCGGATTTTAGCCGGCTGTCTTATAAAAAATTTGAACAGGGTAGATTTTTAACTACTCCGATAATGAAATGGATGTGGGATATGTATATACCTAATCCTGAAGATCGGAAGCAAAAGTATGTTTCTCCTATTAATGCATCCCTGGAGGAATTACAAGGATTGCCACCCGCACTAATTCAGGTTGCTGAAAATGACATCTTATTTGACGAAGGGGTTGACTACGGCCGTAAACTGGATGAAGCCGGTGTACCAACTACTGTTACTGTGTATAAAGGAATGATACATGATTATGGTATGTTGAATCCATTATCACATATTCCGGGTGTACAGGAGGCATTGACCCAGGCTTCTGCAGTATTGCGGGAAGCATTGTTCATTGAGTAA
- a CDS encoding S9 family peptidase, with protein MHKLIIALLILLSTQSLKAQEITGKWSGKLTIQGTRLTVGFNVSEGKNGYRTTMDSPDQGVKDIPATTTFKESLIVFEVPMAGILYEGVYKGDSLIVGTFTQNNQDFPLNLTKQLTEEKVAPRPQEPKKPYPYISENVTFENRQAKITLAGTLTLPHDKGNFPAVVLISGSGPQNRDEELMGHKPFLVLSDYLTRNGIAVLRFDDRGFGESTGDFSSATTADFSTDVASAIAYLKSRKEIDTTNIGLIGHSEGGLIAPMVAAETADVGFVVLMAGSGIRGDKLLLLQEELIEKALGTSEKEIRNILRTNSSIFDIIVNSDNDVTVKSQLNDMLDESLKEDSAVKIPDGMTKEEFISAQINLFTSPWVAYFLRYDPSKTLENVKCPVLAINGEKDLQVPPKENLSAIKDALKKGGNDRVTIKEYENLNHLFQESDTGSPLEYSVIEQTIAPIVLQDVTDWIIGQIK; from the coding sequence ATGCATAAACTTATAATAGCGTTGTTGATTTTATTATCAACTCAATCGCTTAAAGCCCAGGAAATAACAGGTAAATGGAGTGGTAAGCTTACGATTCAAGGAACTCGCTTGACTGTTGGTTTTAACGTTTCTGAGGGCAAAAATGGCTATAGAACTACTATGGACAGCCCTGATCAAGGAGTAAAAGATATACCCGCTACAACAACGTTTAAGGAATCGCTTATTGTTTTTGAGGTTCCGATGGCAGGTATTTTATATGAAGGAGTTTACAAGGGGGATAGTTTAATCGTTGGGACATTCACACAAAACAATCAGGACTTTCCACTTAACCTTACAAAACAGTTAACTGAAGAAAAAGTAGCACCACGACCTCAAGAGCCTAAAAAACCTTATCCGTACATTTCAGAAAATGTAACCTTTGAAAACCGCCAAGCGAAAATTACCCTTGCCGGAACCCTTACACTTCCCCATGATAAAGGCAATTTTCCTGCGGTTGTTTTAATTTCAGGAAGTGGTCCACAAAATAGGGATGAGGAACTGATGGGGCACAAGCCCTTTCTGGTATTATCTGATTATTTGACCAGGAATGGAATTGCCGTCTTACGGTTTGACGATAGGGGGTTCGGGGAATCCACGGGAGATTTCAGCTCCGCCACCACAGCTGATTTTTCCACCGATGTAGCAAGTGCAATTGCCTATTTAAAGTCCAGAAAAGAAATCGATACAACTAATATTGGACTAATAGGGCATAGTGAGGGAGGTTTGATAGCACCGATGGTTGCCGCTGAAACAGCCGATGTTGGTTTTGTCGTTTTAATGGCGGGATCTGGAATCCGGGGAGATAAATTGCTGTTGTTGCAAGAAGAATTGATAGAAAAAGCATTGGGAACTTCTGAAAAAGAGATCAGGAATATACTCCGGACAAACTCTTCAATTTTTGATATCATTGTGAATTCAGATAACGATGTAACTGTAAAGTCACAACTCAACGATATGTTGGATGAATCTCTTAAAGAAGATTCTGCGGTCAAAATTCCGGATGGAATGACAAAAGAAGAATTTATTTCCGCACAGATAAATCTATTTACCTCTCCTTGGGTAGCCTACTTTCTGAGATACGACCCATCCAAGACCCTAGAAAACGTCAAATGTCCCGTATTGGCAATCAATGGCGAAAAAGATCTTCAGGTTCCTCCAAAAGAAAATCTATCTGCGATTAAAGATGCTTTGAAGAAAGGAGGTAATGACAGGGTTACTATTAAAGAGTACGAAAATTTAAACCATCTTTTTCAAGAATCTGACACAGGCTCCCCACTTGAATACTCGGTCATAGAACAGACAATAGCCCCTATCGTTCTCCAAGATGTAACCGATTGGATTATTGGCCAAATAAAATAG
- a CDS encoding GNAT family N-acetyltransferase yields MKPIFVEIPLIKNEGKRRFEIEIEKKYAFTNYGEFGSQIALVHTETDPGLEGTGAASAVVEKTLHYLEDHNLKLLPFCPFVFAYIKRFPEWKRIVSKKFKGYDKL; encoded by the coding sequence ATGAAGCCAATATTTGTAGAAATTCCCTTAATAAAAAACGAAGGTAAAAGGCGCTTCGAAATAGAAATAGAGAAGAAATATGCCTTTACCAATTACGGTGAATTTGGGAGCCAGATAGCTCTTGTCCACACCGAAACTGACCCTGGATTAGAAGGGACTGGCGCAGCCAGTGCTGTAGTTGAAAAGACCTTACATTATCTCGAAGATCATAATCTAAAGTTATTGCCTTTCTGTCCTTTTGTATTCGCTTATATCAAAAGATTTCCTGAATGGAAACGCATTGTAAGTAAAAAGTTTAAAGGCTACGACAAGCTTTAA
- a CDS encoding type I glyceraldehyde-3-phosphate dehydrogenase: protein MKRIGINGFGRIGRASLKIILETPELEVVGINDLMTIENAVYLFKYDSIYGRFDKEITIQDDHIVINEKFIRYTMIKDPAALKWDELNVDIAIESTGFFTNKLDAEKHISAGAKFVVISGPTKDTPTVIHGVNTEEGKVSVFSCASCTTNNIGPIIEIIGRRVGIKKAILNTTHAYTASQSLVDAPSKKERRMGRGAAINSAPASTGAAIAVTKALPEYEGKFDGIAVRVPVPIGSISDITFVTERPTSAEEINMILTSEAETPRYKKVLDISNEPLVSSDMIKSTFAATVDLEMTRVVDGDLVKVMAWYDNEWGFTSQMVRQIQEL from the coding sequence ATGAAGAGAATCGGAATTAATGGCTTTGGTAGAATAGGAAGAGCATCCCTCAAAATTATATTGGAAACTCCAGAGTTGGAAGTCGTGGGGATAAATGATCTTATGACTATTGAAAACGCAGTCTACCTTTTTAAATACGACAGTATTTATGGGAGATTTGACAAAGAAATAACTATACAAGATGACCATATAGTTATAAATGAGAAGTTCATCAGATATACCATGATTAAAGACCCTGCTGCATTGAAGTGGGACGAACTAAATGTAGATATTGCTATAGAGAGTACTGGCTTTTTTACTAACAAACTGGATGCTGAAAAGCATATTTCAGCTGGTGCTAAATTTGTGGTTATTTCAGGGCCTACCAAGGATACACCTACCGTAATTCATGGTGTGAATACAGAAGAAGGAAAAGTATCGGTTTTTTCATGCGCCAGCTGCACAACAAATAACATAGGTCCTATTATTGAAATTATAGGTCGTAGAGTAGGTATTAAAAAGGCAATTTTAAACACTACACATGCCTATACGGCATCACAGTCATTAGTTGACGCTCCATCAAAAAAAGAACGGAGAATGGGACGGGGTGCAGCTATCAATTCTGCTCCGGCATCAACAGGAGCTGCAATAGCAGTAACAAAAGCACTTCCGGAATATGAAGGCAAATTTGATGGAATAGCTGTTCGTGTACCAGTGCCTATAGGATCTATATCAGATATTACATTTGTCACAGAGCGTCCAACTTCTGCGGAAGAAATAAATATGATTTTAACAAGTGAAGCTGAAACCCCGCGTTACAAAAAAGTCCTGGATATTAGCAACGAGCCCTTGGTTTCTTCGGATATGATAAAAAGTACATTTGCCGCTACTGTGGATCTTGAAATGACACGTGTAGTAGATGGAGATCTAGTGAAAGTAATGGCCTGGTATGACAATGAGTGGGGGTTTACCAGTCAAATGGTTAGACAAATCCAAGAATTGTAA
- a CDS encoding FAD-dependent oxidoreductase, with translation MTDPRFPVLTQKQISTLKEFGTIITFDKETVLFQVGDSDYDFYVVLDGEINMRDPHDDNRVLATHMINEFTGDSSMLSNRSIPFSAYASQGASVLRIKPEVLKGIISKHSGISDVLLSAFLLRQEVMLKELSGGVKVIGTEKSKETYGLRDFMDKNHIWHSFLNIDESIAAKELLVSFNLNYADLPILISMSGEIYKNPTIAELARLTGVLMEFEDTIYDVLVVGAGPSGLAASVYAASEGLSVVTIDGNAPGGQAGKSTKIENYLGFPTGISGHDLANKAYLQAQKFGCTISIPHKAEKVEYNGEYFTLCASNEKHIKAKSLIAATGANYRRLPVEGIERFEGSGVFYSATGMNASACKNELVGVVGGGNSAGQAALFLADHAAEVHVIIRGDDLGDKMSDYLVQRIYSSPNIIVHKNSNVVQLNGAHHLQYLVLDTNGKTQIIGITNLFTFIGAKPCTEWLHGIVSMDDRGFIHTGVDVMEAAMTTCSIFEQRKPQSLEGSIPGFFAVGDVRKGSVKRVASAVGEGSMAISQVHQYLAELKMSRLEQ, from the coding sequence ATGACTGATCCTAGATTTCCTGTTTTGACACAAAAACAAATCAGCACCCTAAAGGAATTTGGTACTATAATAACCTTTGATAAGGAAACTGTGCTTTTTCAGGTGGGTGACAGCGACTATGATTTTTATGTCGTTTTGGATGGTGAGATAAATATGAGGGACCCACATGATGATAATCGTGTTTTGGCTACACATATGATCAATGAGTTTACCGGCGACAGCAGTATGTTGTCAAATAGGAGCATACCGTTTAGTGCTTATGCGTCCCAAGGAGCAAGCGTGCTGCGCATAAAGCCTGAGGTCCTGAAAGGAATTATTTCCAAACACAGCGGTATAAGTGATGTGCTTTTAAGTGCATTTCTTCTAAGGCAAGAGGTTATGCTAAAAGAGCTAAGTGGGGGAGTAAAAGTGATTGGTACCGAAAAATCCAAAGAGACCTATGGTCTCCGTGACTTTATGGATAAAAACCACATCTGGCACTCCTTTCTCAACATTGATGAATCAATTGCAGCCAAGGAATTGCTTGTAAGCTTTAACCTTAATTATGCGGATCTGCCAATTCTTATCAGTATGTCAGGTGAAATTTATAAAAATCCCACTATTGCTGAACTGGCGAGATTAACAGGGGTATTAATGGAGTTTGAGGATACGATCTATGATGTCTTGGTAGTCGGTGCGGGACCTTCCGGGTTGGCGGCAAGTGTGTATGCCGCTTCGGAGGGGCTAAGCGTAGTGACCATTGATGGCAATGCCCCCGGTGGACAAGCAGGGAAAAGCACAAAAATTGAAAACTACTTAGGCTTTCCAACGGGTATATCGGGACATGACCTTGCCAACAAGGCCTACCTCCAAGCGCAGAAATTTGGGTGTACGATTTCCATTCCGCATAAAGCAGAAAAAGTAGAATATAATGGCGAGTACTTTACATTATGCGCGTCAAATGAAAAACATATCAAGGCAAAATCACTCATCGCTGCCACCGGGGCAAACTACAGGCGTCTGCCTGTAGAGGGTATTGAACGGTTCGAAGGCAGTGGTGTCTTTTATTCCGCTACCGGAATGAATGCCTCTGCCTGCAAAAATGAATTGGTGGGTGTGGTAGGAGGTGGAAATTCCGCAGGTCAGGCTGCATTGTTTTTGGCTGACCACGCCGCCGAGGTGCATGTGATTATCCGAGGGGATGATCTAGGGGATAAAATGAGCGATTACTTGGTCCAGAGAATTTATTCCTCGCCCAATATTATTGTGCATAAAAACAGCAATGTGGTCCAACTGAACGGCGCGCATCACTTACAGTATTTGGTACTGGATACCAATGGGAAAACTCAAATCATAGGGATAACCAACTTATTCACTTTCATAGGTGCAAAACCCTGTACAGAATGGTTGCATGGAATTGTATCGATGGATGATAGGGGATTCATTCATACGGGCGTAGATGTCATGGAAGCGGCAATGACCACATGTTCCATCTTTGAACAAAGAAAACCACAATCCCTGGAGGGGAGCATACCGGGTTTTTTCGCTGTAGGTGATGTAAGGAAAGGTTCTGTAAAACGCGTCGCGTCCGCCGTCGGTGAAGGTTCCATGGCCATTAGTCAGGTTCATCAATACTTGGCTGAGCTAAAAATGAGCAGGTTAGAACAATAG
- a CDS encoding alpha/beta fold hydrolase, translated as MENKVPIKKENKMQQIKYKTLEVNGVNIAYRETGNAEKPVIVLLHGYPSSSHQYRKVLNQLSDEFYLIAPDYPGFGNSDFPSPEAYEYTFDNIAVTMNSFLELKGISSYAIMMQDYGAPIGFRIASANPKRVTAIITQNGNAYEEGIGEAWKGIKDFWADRNESTEKALLPAFTLEGLKWQYTHGTRDPENVNPDTWQLDYLRMSRPNAHKVNLDLWYDYQSNLEQYPKWQQYLRDNQPPLLVVWGKNDEYFPESGAEAFKKDVKDIDYNIYDTGHFALEEDGDEIIRKIRAFMSEVKTLTI; from the coding sequence ATGGAAAATAAAGTGCCAATTAAAAAAGAAAATAAAATGCAACAAATAAAATATAAAACATTAGAGGTAAATGGCGTAAACATCGCATATCGTGAAACAGGAAATGCCGAAAAGCCAGTGATCGTATTACTGCACGGTTACCCTTCCTCTTCCCATCAATACAGGAAAGTGTTGAATCAACTTTCGGATGAATTTTATTTAATAGCACCCGATTACCCGGGATTTGGGAACAGTGATTTTCCATCTCCCGAAGCGTATGAATATACATTTGACAATATTGCCGTTACGATGAACTCCTTTTTAGAGCTAAAAGGTATTAGTTCATATGCGATAATGATGCAGGATTACGGTGCCCCTATCGGATTTAGAATCGCATCAGCAAATCCAAAAAGGGTAACTGCAATAATAACACAAAATGGAAATGCTTATGAGGAAGGCATCGGGGAGGCGTGGAAAGGGATAAAGGATTTTTGGGCTGACAGAAACGAAAGTACCGAAAAGGCTTTGCTGCCGGCTTTTACATTGGAGGGACTAAAATGGCAATATACCCACGGAACGCGAGATCCCGAAAACGTAAATCCTGATACTTGGCAGTTGGATTACCTAAGAATGAGTCGTCCTAATGCGCATAAGGTAAATCTAGATTTATGGTACGACTACCAAAGCAATTTAGAACAATATCCAAAATGGCAACAATACCTAAGGGATAATCAGCCACCCTTGCTGGTCGTTTGGGGAAAAAATGATGAATATTTTCCCGAAAGTGGTGCAGAAGCATTTAAAAAAGATGTTAAGGATATTGACTATAATATTTACGATACAGGGCATTTTGCGCTGGAAGAAGATGGTGATGAAATAATACGTAAAATTAGAGCTTTTATGAGTGAGGTAAAAACGCTAACGATATAA
- a CDS encoding RidA family protein — translation MEKRIINPWAWQNERSYNQAVEVKNVAGTLYVSGQTAIDDDGISSTADMKTQLELAIRNLEKVISEADYECKNIVRLNIYTTSTKELWPHFNILQNWIEKNDIKQALTLLEVVSLFETLTVELEATVVK, via the coding sequence ATGGAAAAACGCATAATTAACCCATGGGCTTGGCAAAACGAACGTAGTTACAATCAAGCGGTCGAAGTAAAGAATGTAGCGGGAACCCTTTATGTTTCTGGTCAAACTGCTATTGACGATGATGGTATATCCAGCACCGCAGATATGAAAACCCAATTGGAATTGGCAATTAGAAACTTGGAAAAAGTAATTTCTGAGGCTGATTATGAGTGCAAAAACATCGTAAGGCTTAATATTTATACAACTTCAACAAAGGAGCTTTGGCCACATTTCAATATACTACAAAATTGGATAGAAAAGAATGATATAAAACAGGCTCTTACCTTACTTGAAGTAGTAAGTCTTTTCGAGACCTTAACAGTTGAACTTGAGGCGACTGTAGTGAAGTGA